A DNA window from Mytilus edulis chromosome 14, xbMytEdul2.2, whole genome shotgun sequence contains the following coding sequences:
- the LOC139503173 gene encoding uncharacterized protein yields the protein MASISQLTEEEGNITRFFLLNFKVSPEIARRFFDGVFPPTHLAQIINNSMSAIMKLNKSKRINAAQLEILRCVPGTVWPSNLPPMAGTTPTCSKDFDLTMMICLLRNIGGLSNPSNGWDQLPHPNDTLPGAHFATLKWYRNQLAHTTVSSMDNNAFALKWTQVDHALTSLNNGHRPHQVIEILSYDLDGEQAKLLAKEELKQLRKDYLDCEKEKEQIESEYTYYRERNLPKNIEEANAAFVETWIKDDENFCETMGSELVYDKVQDCNCIVVTSNLGLGKTATIRHIALKFKLEGFEIVPVESPIDIIKYKTNKKQIFLIDDVLGKYSLSPTRLGEWERFNDKLMSCLNTENGSKKILCTLRLQIALQKRFKTALTILNKEVINLEHESNALTKEEKKIILLKHLRSSTIEKEIETEELESMCETNYAFPLLCKLISTNEERYRKRMTFFKQPLSLLKQELDKIRNDDKTLYCTLVICMLFDGSLSRSMIDIDSNEYDEKIYKIMQTCGLQNMSKKALGESAFSALGSYLTKDSYSFSFIHDALEETVGCHFCTFNPKEMFEDCNILFIRDRVRVSSNVNTDDNFEQNIVILREDDLNEDHVKPLYTRLRTELERGRFSNLLMSGLCKNRNFVEIFGTHIKTNQRKLELTGPFVMDRSERNLSNDQSFLKRFFDISSNNEFQDNKDAISRVIEASTKRSRLMNWIVAFGCYEFFIFVWSAMTRLDRKGILGFDDAYNTDWSPAVKQSPKPFSKSFFPLAVLGGSLDIVKTLISDAADVNCFSEFFETPLYIAVKSGRYDMVRLLLNNGAQLNRRLWFDMKILALVTANNNQLTSLILKYDLNQTKLHKAVRHNDLHILRSNISSDIIDHKTKSGWTVLHYAVLLNNLEALRVLFDDGLSQSDDSFLSRKPTPQVNTVDNNGHTALYLAVINNNIEILSLLLCNKADVNVRDDFNGLPLHYTTSKSVTQLLLTRSSQNKCLPTIENAISVFKTACLNITLQTAFRNVCRDYVNMPDNEGNTPLHSVLHRCLIKKEENIDCIETLLENGANPCLFNNMGISALELSNCSDTEERYINNIANYKQSLYKTHIVFALATLFFIAFAVGLLMSFPYPYIINKEHHNTCYCNGQVTESDNIILVQVTRSIYGILLILLPFLLFSLIMYDHRFLGHLRWFLLLLIIECGSFVSIGVFVYVHFIYNFMFTLTVIIICYMLSIKIMESSTYGIFKIFKDRKILNMDCSDLYEFCVVYVFLFIVVVGLLSIVFYVNIIKYNLYAMPNINTLKLTALNCTEFSIMNISCTSSAHNITYKKVVDFSVQCRYDPNITSYNGTFIVESEAIDWSVMVRINLFWLHVICMYYFLYCISVVGKKVVMLTYNNFVHKPKIQMINYSVIFLYLYFIMLSAIYVDKENK from the exons ATGGCTTCGATTTCACAACTTACAGAAGAAGAGGGAAATATCACTCGATTTTTTTTGCTCAACTTTAAAGTATCACCTGAGATTGCAAGGCGATTCTTTGACGGAGTATTTCCACCAACACACTTAGCTCAAATCATCAACAATAGTATGAGTGCCATCATGAAGTTGAACAAATCAAAAAGAATAAATGCAGCCCAATTAGAAATACTAAGGTGTGTCCCTGGAACGGTATGGCCTTCAAATCTCCCTCCGATGGCCGGAACAACAC cGACCTGTTCCAAGGACTTTGATCTGACAATGATGATATGTTTGTTACGTAATATCGGAGGTTTATCAAACCCCTCCAATGGATGGGATCAACTTCCGCATCCGAATGATACGTTGCCGGGAGCGCATTTTGCAACGCTGAAGTGGTACAGAAATCAGTTGGCCCATACAACAGTTTCCTCTATGGATAACAATGCATTCGCACTCAAATGGACTCAGGTTGATCAT GCACTGACATCTTTAAATAATGGTCATAGACCACATCAGGTCATTGAAATCTTGAGTTACGATCTTGATGGAGAACAAGCAAAACTATTAGCGAAAGAAGAACTGAAGCAACTGAGAAAAGATTATCTGGATTGTGAAAAGGAAAAAGAACAGATAGAATCTGAATACACGTACTACAGGGAGAGAAATCTTCCTAAAAACATTGAAG AAGCAAATGCAGCTTTCGTTGAAACATGGATAAAAGATGATGAAAATTTTTGTGAGACAATGGGATCAGAACTTGTTTATGATAAAGTTCAAGATTGTAACTGTATTGTGGTAACATCAAATTTAGGATTAGGAAAGACGGCCACCATCCGACATATTGCATTGAAATTTAAACTGGAAGGATTTGAAATTGTTCCCGTAGAATCCCCGATTgatataatcaaatataaaacaaataaaaaacaaatatttcttattGATGATGTCCTTGGAAAATACAGTTTAAGTCCGACCCGCTTAGGTGAATGGGAAAGATTCAACGATAAGCTAATGAGTTGTTTAAACACAGAAAATGGttcgaaaaaaatattgtgtacacTGAGATTACAAATAGCCCTCCAAAAAAGGTTTAAAACTGCATTGACAATTTTAAACAAAGAAGTCATAAATTTAGAGCACGAATCTAATGCTCTTACGAAAGAggaaaaaaagataatattattgaaacatctACGGAGTAGTACTATAGAAAAAGAAATCGAAACAGAGGAGCTAGAGTCAATGTGTGAAACGAATTATGCATTTCCTCTTCTTTGCAAATTAATTTCAACTAATGAGGAAAGATACAGAAAAAGAATGACATTTTTTAAGCAACCACTATCGCTTCTAAAACAAGAACTAGATAAAATTAGGAATGACGATAAAACGTTATATTGTACTTTGGTAATATGTATGTTGTTTGATGGTTCATTGAGTAGAAGTATGATTGATATTGACTCGAATGAATATGAtgagaaaatatacaaaataatgcaAACTTGTGGACTTCAAAACATGTCTAAGAAGGCACTTGGGGAAAGCGCATTTTCTGCTTTAGGATCTTATCTAACAAAGGACAGTTACAGTTTCAGTTTTATTCACGATGCTCTTGAAGAGACTGTGGGTTGTCATTTTTGCACTTTTAATCCCAAAGAAATGTTTGAAGACTGCAATATCTTGTTTATTCGAGATAGAGTCAGAGTTAGTTCCAATGTAAACACAGAtgacaattttgaacaaaatattgTGATTCTTCGGGAAGATGATTTGAATGAGGATCATGTTAAACCTTTATATACTAGATTGCGGACTGAATTAGAACGGGGAAGATTTTCGAATTTGTTGATGAGTGGCCTTTGTAAAAATAGAAACTTTGTAGAAATATTTGGAACCCATATTAAAACAAATCAGAGGAAATTAGAATTGACTGGACCCTTTGTGATGGATAGGTCTGAGCGGAATCTAAGCAACGATCaatcttttttaaaaagatttttcgATATTTCATCAAACAATGAATTCCAAGATAACAAAGATGCAATAAGTCGAGTAATAGAGGCTTCAACTAAAAGAAGTAGACTGATGAACTGGATTGTCGCCTTTGGTTGTTATGAATTCTTTATATTTGTCTGGAGCGCGATGACACGTTTAGATCGTAAAGGAATTCTAGGTTTCGATGATGCATACAACACCGATTGGTCGCCAGCCGTCAAACAATCTCCCAAACCTTTTTCAAAGTCATTCTTTCCTTTAGCTGTTCTGGGTGGTAGTTTAGATATTGTGAAAACATTAATTTCTGATGCCGCAGATGTTAACTGTTTTTCAGAATTTTTCGAAACACCTTTATACATAGCAGTTAAATCAGGACGCTATGATATGGTACGCCTACTTTTGAACAACGGAGCACAGCTAAACCGACGACTATGGTTTGACATGAAGATTCTAGCTTTAGTTACTGCAAACAATAACCAATTAACCAGTTTGAttctaaaatatgatttaaacCAGACCAAACTTCATAAAGCAGTCCGACATAACGACCTACATATTTTGAGATCAAATATTTCATCCGATATTATTGATCATAAAACGAAGAGCGGGTGGACTGTCCTACATTACGCtgtattattaaataatttagaaGCTTTGAGGGTTTTATTCGATGACGGATTGTCACAAAGTGATGATTCTTTTCTTAGCAGAAAACCGACACCTCAAGTAAACACAGTTGACAATAACGGACATACTGCTCTCTATCTAGCAGTTATAAACAACAATATCGAGATATTATCTCTTTTGCTTTGTAATAAAGCTGACGTCAATGTTCGTGATGATTTCAATGGACTCCCTTTACATTACACAACTAGTAAAAGTGTGACACAGTTATTGCTAACTCGTAGTTCTCAAAACAAGTGTTTGCCGACTATTGAAAACGCAATATCAGTTTTCAAGACCGCATGTTTAAATATTACTCTACAAACTGCTTTTCGAAATGTTTGTCGCGATTATGTAAACATGCCAGACAATGAGGGAAATACACCCTTACACTCCGTGTTACACAGGTGCCttataaaaaaggaagaaaacATTGATTGTATAGAAACATTGTTAGAGAATGGGGCCAATCCTTGTTTATTCAATAACATGGGCATTTCAGCATTAGAGTTAAGTAACTGTTCTGATACAGAAGAAAGATACATAAACAATATTGCAAATTATAAACAATCACTTTATAAGACTCATATTGTTTTTGCTCTTGCTACGCTCTTCTTTATTGCATTCGCTGTTGGCCTGCTAATGAGTTTTCCATACCCTTATATAATTAATAAGGAACACCACAATACATGTTATTGTAATGGACAAGTCACAGAATCAGATAATATTATATTGGTACAGGTGACGAGAAGCATATAcggaattttattaattttgttgccttttttgttattttcgttgATAATGTACGATCATAGGTTTTTAGGTCACCTGCGATGGTTTTTACTTTTGTTAATAATAGAATGTGGTTCTTTCGTATCGATTGGTGTATTTGTTTACGTTCACTTCATATACAATTTTATGTTTACCTTGACTGTAATTATCATTTGTTATATGTTATCTATAAAGATAATGGAATCGTCAACATATGGGATATTTAAGATATTCAAAGATAGGAAAATACTGAATATGGACTGCTCAGATTTGTACGAATTTTGTGTCGTCTAtgtatttctttttattgttGTTGTAGGTTTACTGTCGATAGTTTTTTATGTTAATATCATAAAGTATAATCTATATGCAATGCCCAATATAAATACGCTGAAACTCACAGCTTTAAATTGTACAGAATTCAGTATTATGAATATATCATGTACCAGTTCTGCTCATAATATTACTTACAAAAAAGTTGTCGATTTTTCTGTACAGTGTCGTTATGATCCTAATATTACAAGTTATAATGGTACATTTATAGTAGAATCAGAAGCTATAGACTGGTCAGTAATGGTTCGCATCAATTTATTTTGGCTACATGTTATATGTATGTACTATTTTTTATACTGTATATCAGTAGTTGGTAAGAAGGTAGTCATGTTAACATATAATAATTTCGTACATAAACCGAAAATACAGATGATTAATTATTCggtaatatttttgtatttgtattttatcatGCTCTCTGCAATTTATGTTGACAAAGAAAATAAGTAA